One window from the genome of Haemorhous mexicanus isolate bHaeMex1 chromosome 22, bHaeMex1.pri, whole genome shotgun sequence encodes:
- the TMEM97 gene encoding sigma intracellular receptor 2, which produces MAAAPRWRERLFALYFISHIPITALIDLQPLLPAGIAPRALTDLLQQYAAAFRDPLMLQPPEWFKAFIYCEAFLQLPFFPIAAYAFLKGGCRWIRTPAIIYSTHVATTLFAILAHILFHDFSKSEHAGPQTLRERLVLLSIYLPYLLIPLLLLFTMLCNPHYKHVEKRKRK; this is translated from the exons ATGGCGGCGGCTCCGCGGTGGCGGGAGCGGCTCTTCGCCCTCTATTTCATCTCGCACATCCCGATCACGGCGCTCATCGACCTGCAGCCGCTGCTGCCCGCCGGGATCGCGCCGCGGGCC ctgACAGACCTGTTGCAGCAGTATGCAGCTGCCTTCAGGGACCCCCTGATGCTGCAGCCCCCCGAGTGGTTCAAGGCGTTCATCTACTGCGAAGCCTTTCTCCAGCTGCCCTTCTTCCCCATCGCTGCCTACGCCTTCCTGAAAG GTGGCTGCAGATGGATCAGGACTCCTGCCATTATCTACTCCACCCACGTGGCCACCACTCTGTTTGCCATCTTGGCCCACATCCTGTTCCACGACTTCTCCAAGTCGGAGCACGCGGGCCCTCAGACGCTGCGCGAGCgcctggtgctgctctccatctACCTGCCCTACCTGCTgatcccactgctgctcctgttcaCCATGCTCTGCAACCCCCACTACAAACACgtggagaagaggaaaaggaagtaG
- the IFT20 gene encoding intraflagellar transport protein 20 homolog isoform X1: protein MAQAALGAAGLHFDELNKLRVLEPEVAAQTAQLREQCRAFVDKTAEFQNIVGSLIELVDQLAKAVESEKMKAIGARNLLKSIAKQREAQEQQLQALIAEKKMQLERYRIEYETLCKIEADQNEFIDQFIFQK, encoded by the exons ATGGCGCAGGCGGCGCtgggcgcggcggggctgcaCTTTGACGAGCTGAACAAGCTGCGGGTGCTGGAGCCCGAGGTGGCGGCGCAGACGGCGCAGCTCCGCGAGCAGTGCCGGGCCTTCGTGGACA aaacAGCAGAATTTCAGAACATAGTGGGCAGCTTGATTGAGCTCGTTGACCAACTGGCCAAAGCCGTAGAAAGTGAGAAGATGAAG gCCATCGGGGCACGGAACCTGCTGAAGTCGATTGCAAAGCAGAGAgaggctcaggagcagcagctccaggctttgATAGCTGAGAAAAAGATGCAGCTGGAAAG GTACCGGATCGAGTACGAGACTCTCTGCAAAATCGAAGCGGACCAGAACGAATTCATCGACCAGTTCATCTTCCAGAAATAG
- the IFT20 gene encoding intraflagellar transport protein 20 homolog isoform X2, translating to MAQAALGAAGLHFDELNKLRVLEPEVAAQTAQLREQCRAFVDKTAEFQNIVGSLIELVDQLAKAVESEKMKAIGARNLLKSIAKQREAQEQQLQALIAEKKMQLER from the exons ATGGCGCAGGCGGCGCtgggcgcggcggggctgcaCTTTGACGAGCTGAACAAGCTGCGGGTGCTGGAGCCCGAGGTGGCGGCGCAGACGGCGCAGCTCCGCGAGCAGTGCCGGGCCTTCGTGGACA aaacAGCAGAATTTCAGAACATAGTGGGCAGCTTGATTGAGCTCGTTGACCAACTGGCCAAAGCCGTAGAAAGTGAGAAGATGAAG gCCATCGGGGCACGGAACCTGCTGAAGTCGATTGCAAAGCAGAGAgaggctcaggagcagcagctccaggctttgATAGCTGAGAAAAAGATGCAGCTGGAAAG GTGA